A single Cottoperca gobio chromosome 5, fCotGob3.1, whole genome shotgun sequence DNA region contains:
- the LOC115008186 gene encoding uncharacterized protein LOC115008186 isoform X2, producing MPPKRDAGATPTQPPIKMIKINTDSQEFGCDTVEDKYRMAEESSYSPFPNNEHETIEFDEENIASPGIRTDTISLLMKIEQLQAQLKYERRCRILAERELRELKEMNTLMMQMRHTAHELRVTLDHVLQGGEVAAAPQTPQDETISYLADTEADMREDQDLLPDDDQNFLFLSETLRVPKNLYERIAEIGDYKKYTSALLMILFDRETLGTHSLQGRRNTFSPDDCHKPQLPPEILRGIIEHVALKFGVDSGQIKTAIRTKLNNEDKLLKKRMGIGRAESKAIIDQSFCQDTLLLSENGTMTNDSQL from the exons ATGCCACCCAAGAGAGACGCAGGAGCGACTCCAACACAACCACCAATCAAGATGATAAAAATCAACACTGATTCACAGGAGTTTGGCTGTGATACAGTGGAGGATAAGTACAGGATGGCTGAGGAGTCCAGCTATTCCCCTTTTCCCAACAATGAG CATGAAACCATTGAATTTGATGAAGAAAATATTGCAAGCCCAGGCATCAGAACAGACACCATCAGTCTGCTCATGAAAATAGAGCAACTGCAGGCACAACTCAAGTATGAACGCAGATGTAGAATTTTGGCTGAGAGAGAGCTCAGGGAGCTGAAAG AGATGAACACACTCATGATGCAGATGAGGCACACAGCTCATGAACTGCGAGTCACTCTGGATCACGTTCTCCAAGGAGGCGAGGTAGCAGCAGCACCGCAGACCCCTCAAGATGAAACTATCTCTTACCTGGCTGATACCGAGGCAGATATGAGGGAGGATCAAGATCTCCTCCCAGAC GACGATCAAAActtcttgtttctctctgaGACTCTTCGAGTACCAAAAAACCTTTATGAGCGCATCGCAGAAATTGGAGACTACAAAAAGTACACGTCAGCTCTGCTGATGATACTTTTTGACCGAGAAACGTtgggcacacactctctgcaggGCCGGAGGAACACCTTTTCACCAGATGATTGCCACAAGCCGCAACTCCCACCTGAGATCTTGAGAGGTATTATAG AACATGTGGCACTCAAGTTCGGTGTTGATAGCGGCCAAATAAAAACTGCAATCCGCACAAAGTTGAATAATGAGgacaaactattaaaaaagaGAATGGGTATAGGTAGAGCTGAAAGCAAAGCTATTATCGATCAAAGCTTTTGCCAAGATACTTTACTCCTGTCTGAAAACGGAACAATGACGAACGATTCTCAGTTATAA
- the rrp9 gene encoding U3 small nucleolar RNA-interacting protein 2 isoform X2: MSSPFFMKTKPNSKFAKKGTNTGVLKRKGDGDSGGKNKLRAKKPISKHNEEISSDSETESPIVHRKRQSIEKDDYEETPQEKKLRLAKRYLEQLKEEEEDKAEEDSFETDLIAGRLQEEVLEQKGKLQRLIAKDLMPPDASEIRVLRGHKLPITCLVISSDDKYIFSAAKDCSIIKWDVESGKKLHVLPGGRKGTEDRHVGHTAHILCMAISSDGKYLATGDMNKLIMIWEAKTCKHLYKFTGHKGPVSGLSFRKGTHDLYSASHDRAIKVWNVDENAYVETLFGHQDAITGLDSLSRECCVTAGGRDRSVRVWKIAEESQLVFHGHEGSIDCIQLINEEHMVTGADDGSVSLWSVNKKRPLSTVKQAHGRHGDAGLEQPHWVASVAALQNSDTVASGSHNSHVQLWKCGQNYRKLEPLFSVPVSGFVNSLKFSSSGQFLVAGVGQEHRLGRWWRLKEAKNAIYVIPLKRKPSNPEEAKMTE; encoded by the exons ATGTCTTCGCCTTTCTTTATGAAGACAAAACCAAACTCCAAATTTGCCAAAAAGGGGACAAATACAGGGGTGCTAAAACGAAAG GGTGATGGGGACTCGGGAGGGAAGAACAAACTGCGAGCCAAGAAACCCATCTCCAAACACAACGAAGAGATTTCCAGTGACTCTGAGACGGAGAG TCCTATAGTGCACAGGAAAAGACAGTCCATTGAAAAGGATGATTATGAGGAAACGCCACAGGAGAAGAAGCTTAGATTAGCCAAACGCTACCTCGAACAGCTAAAGGAAGAAG AGGAAGATAAAGCAGAAGAAGATTCCTTCGAGACTGATCTGATTGCCGGAAGACTTCAAGAAGAAGTG CTTGAACAAAAAGGAAAGCTTCAGCGGCTTATTGCCAAAGAT CTCATGCCACCGGATGCTTCAGAGATCAGGGTATTAAGAGGACACAAACTTCCAATTACCTGTCTGGTCATCAGCTCTGATGACAAGTACATCTTTTCTGCTGCCAAAGACTGCTCCATCATTAAAT GGGATGTTGAGAGTGGGAAGAAATTGCACGTATTACCTGGTGGAAGGAAAGGTACAGAGGATCGGCATGTTGGACATACAGCCCATATCCTGTGTATGGCCATATCATCAGATGGGAAATACTTG GCAACTGGAGACATGAACAAACTGATCATGATCTGGGAGgcaaaaacatgtaaacatctaTATAAATTCACAGGACACAAAGGCCCTGTGTCG GGTCTTTCATTCAGGAAGGGAACTCATGATCTGTACAGCGCCTCTCATGATCGCGCCATAAAGGTGTGGAATGTGGACGAGAATGCATATGTGGAAACCCT CTTTGGGCATCAGGACGCCATCACAGGACTGGACAGCCTGAGCCGTGAGTGCTGTGTGACTGCAGGAGGACGGGACCGCTCGGTGAGGGTGTGGAAGATAGCCGAGGAATCTCAGCTGGTGTTCCACGGCCACGA GGGTTCGATTGATTGCATCCAGCTCATAAATGAGGAGCACATGGTAACAGGAGCCGATGACGG ctctgtgtctctgtggagTGTCAACAAGAAGAGGCCTCTCAGCACAGTGAAGCAGGCTCACGGTCGCCATGGCGATGCAGGGCTGGAGCAGCCTCATTGGGTCGCGTCGGTGGCGGCACTTCAGAACTCGGACACCGTCGCTTCAG GTTCACACAACTCGCACGTGCAGCTGTGGAAGTGTGGCCAGAATTACCGTAAGCTGGAGCCTCTATTCAGTGTACCCGTG TCCGGTTTTGTCAACAGTCTGAAGTTTTCCAGCTCCGGTCAGTTCTTGGTGGCAGGAGTTGGACAGGAGCACAG gtTGGGCCGATGGTGGCGACTAAAAGAGGCCAAGAATGCGATCTATGTTATTCCTCTTAAAAGGAAACCTTCGAATCCAGAGGAAGCCAAGATGACTGAATAG
- the rrp9 gene encoding U3 small nucleolar RNA-interacting protein 2 isoform X1, giving the protein MSSPFFMKTKPNSKFAKKGTNTGVLKRKGDGDSGGKNKLRAKKPISKHNEEISSDSETESPIVHRKRQSIEKDDYEETPQEKKLRLAKRYLEQLKEEEEDKAEEDSFETDLIAGRLQEEVLEQKGKLQRLIAKDLMPPDASEIRVLRGHKLPITCLVISSDDKYIFSAAKDCSIIKWDVESGKKLHVLPGGRKGTEDRHVGHTAHILCMAISSDGKYLATGDMNKLIMIWEAKTCKHLYKFTGHKGPVSGLSFRKGTHDLYSASHDRAIKVWNVDENAYVETLFGHQDAITGLDSLSRECCVTAGGRDRSVRVWKIAEESQLVFHGHEGSIDCIQLINEEHMVTGADDGSVSLWSVNKKRPLSTVKQAHGRHGDAGLEQPHWVASVAALQNSDTVASGASGCSHNSHVQLWKCGQNYRKLEPLFSVPVSGFVNSLKFSSSGQFLVAGVGQEHRLGRWWRLKEAKNAIYVIPLKRKPSNPEEAKMTE; this is encoded by the exons ATGTCTTCGCCTTTCTTTATGAAGACAAAACCAAACTCCAAATTTGCCAAAAAGGGGACAAATACAGGGGTGCTAAAACGAAAG GGTGATGGGGACTCGGGAGGGAAGAACAAACTGCGAGCCAAGAAACCCATCTCCAAACACAACGAAGAGATTTCCAGTGACTCTGAGACGGAGAG TCCTATAGTGCACAGGAAAAGACAGTCCATTGAAAAGGATGATTATGAGGAAACGCCACAGGAGAAGAAGCTTAGATTAGCCAAACGCTACCTCGAACAGCTAAAGGAAGAAG AGGAAGATAAAGCAGAAGAAGATTCCTTCGAGACTGATCTGATTGCCGGAAGACTTCAAGAAGAAGTG CTTGAACAAAAAGGAAAGCTTCAGCGGCTTATTGCCAAAGAT CTCATGCCACCGGATGCTTCAGAGATCAGGGTATTAAGAGGACACAAACTTCCAATTACCTGTCTGGTCATCAGCTCTGATGACAAGTACATCTTTTCTGCTGCCAAAGACTGCTCCATCATTAAAT GGGATGTTGAGAGTGGGAAGAAATTGCACGTATTACCTGGTGGAAGGAAAGGTACAGAGGATCGGCATGTTGGACATACAGCCCATATCCTGTGTATGGCCATATCATCAGATGGGAAATACTTG GCAACTGGAGACATGAACAAACTGATCATGATCTGGGAGgcaaaaacatgtaaacatctaTATAAATTCACAGGACACAAAGGCCCTGTGTCG GGTCTTTCATTCAGGAAGGGAACTCATGATCTGTACAGCGCCTCTCATGATCGCGCCATAAAGGTGTGGAATGTGGACGAGAATGCATATGTGGAAACCCT CTTTGGGCATCAGGACGCCATCACAGGACTGGACAGCCTGAGCCGTGAGTGCTGTGTGACTGCAGGAGGACGGGACCGCTCGGTGAGGGTGTGGAAGATAGCCGAGGAATCTCAGCTGGTGTTCCACGGCCACGA GGGTTCGATTGATTGCATCCAGCTCATAAATGAGGAGCACATGGTAACAGGAGCCGATGACGG ctctgtgtctctgtggagTGTCAACAAGAAGAGGCCTCTCAGCACAGTGAAGCAGGCTCACGGTCGCCATGGCGATGCAGGGCTGGAGCAGCCTCATTGGGTCGCGTCGGTGGCGGCACTTCAGAACTCGGACACCGTCGCTTCAGGTGCCTCTGGCT GTTCACACAACTCGCACGTGCAGCTGTGGAAGTGTGGCCAGAATTACCGTAAGCTGGAGCCTCTATTCAGTGTACCCGTG TCCGGTTTTGTCAACAGTCTGAAGTTTTCCAGCTCCGGTCAGTTCTTGGTGGCAGGAGTTGGACAGGAGCACAG gtTGGGCCGATGGTGGCGACTAAAAGAGGCCAAGAATGCGATCTATGTTATTCCTCTTAAAAGGAAACCTTCGAATCCAGAGGAAGCCAAGATGACTGAATAG
- the LOC115008186 gene encoding uncharacterized protein LOC115008186 isoform X1 has protein sequence MCQLINSFLSPDYLFLSFITPMPPKRDAGATPTQPPIKMIKINTDSQEFGCDTVEDKYRMAEESSYSPFPNNEHETIEFDEENIASPGIRTDTISLLMKIEQLQAQLKYERRCRILAERELRELKEMNTLMMQMRHTAHELRVTLDHVLQGGEVAAAPQTPQDETISYLADTEADMREDQDLLPDDDQNFLFLSETLRVPKNLYERIAEIGDYKKYTSALLMILFDRETLGTHSLQGRRNTFSPDDCHKPQLPPEILRGIIEHVALKFGVDSGQIKTAIRTKLNNEDKLLKKRMGIGRAESKAIIDQSFCQDTLLLSENGTMTNDSQL, from the exons ATGTGTCAACTGATCAACTCTTTTCTCTCCCCAGattatctctttctttcttttataacCCCCATGCCACCCAAGAGAGACGCAGGAGCGACTCCAACACAACCACCAATCAAGATGATAAAAATCAACACTGATTCACAGGAGTTTGGCTGTGATACAGTGGAGGATAAGTACAGGATGGCTGAGGAGTCCAGCTATTCCCCTTTTCCCAACAATGAG CATGAAACCATTGAATTTGATGAAGAAAATATTGCAAGCCCAGGCATCAGAACAGACACCATCAGTCTGCTCATGAAAATAGAGCAACTGCAGGCACAACTCAAGTATGAACGCAGATGTAGAATTTTGGCTGAGAGAGAGCTCAGGGAGCTGAAAG AGATGAACACACTCATGATGCAGATGAGGCACACAGCTCATGAACTGCGAGTCACTCTGGATCACGTTCTCCAAGGAGGCGAGGTAGCAGCAGCACCGCAGACCCCTCAAGATGAAACTATCTCTTACCTGGCTGATACCGAGGCAGATATGAGGGAGGATCAAGATCTCCTCCCAGAC GACGATCAAAActtcttgtttctctctgaGACTCTTCGAGTACCAAAAAACCTTTATGAGCGCATCGCAGAAATTGGAGACTACAAAAAGTACACGTCAGCTCTGCTGATGATACTTTTTGACCGAGAAACGTtgggcacacactctctgcaggGCCGGAGGAACACCTTTTCACCAGATGATTGCCACAAGCCGCAACTCCCACCTGAGATCTTGAGAGGTATTATAG AACATGTGGCACTCAAGTTCGGTGTTGATAGCGGCCAAATAAAAACTGCAATCCGCACAAAGTTGAATAATGAGgacaaactattaaaaaagaGAATGGGTATAGGTAGAGCTGAAAGCAAAGCTATTATCGATCAAAGCTTTTGCCAAGATACTTTACTCCTGTCTGAAAACGGAACAATGACGAACGATTCTCAGTTATAA
- the LOC115008185 gene encoding probable G-protein coupled receptor — protein MEENTLFLNPEYNDSTTVWAPIPSAFSRQLGTFPNPQTRFKDLTGIFFMVTLNVLALLANTAVLVVVIKAPHLRKFAFVCHLCAVDLLCAIVLMPLGIVSTSPYFTGVVFTVLECQVYVFLNVILIAASIFTITAISVERYYYIVHPMRYEVKMTLKLTASVIVMVWVASAVLGLSTVFGWPSYSRLSSISAAHCSLHWSHSDHRRVFSVFFSVTCFCLPAVVIFAVYCNVYKVARVAARQHGPLPLWTNSQVKHRSDSINSQTTIITTRNAPRRIMRDRPFGGGKAALTLVVIVGQFLICWLPYFAFHLHLTLDVTLKIPGDLEETVTWLAYASFAINPFFYGLLNRQIREELCKLRRCYSARPVELAVSSHEGSGQENFLQFIDRTSCTVETRASFATSSPRSTLDQTGQTSFRIPGQIPEEFT, from the coding sequence ATGGAggaaaacactttatttctgAACCCTGAGTACAATGACAGCACCACCGTTTGGGCACCGATACCCTCAGCCTTCAGCAGACAGCTGGGCACCTTTCCCAACCCGCAGACACGCTTCAAGGACCTAACGGGGATATTTTTCATGGTGACCCTGAATGTTCTGGCACTTCTAGCCAACACTGCAGTTCTGGTCGTTGTCATAAAAGCCCCTCATCTCAGGAAATTTGCGTTTGTGTGCCACCTGTGTGCAGTGGACCTGCTGTGTGCTATCGTGCTCATGCCTCTTGGGATTGTGTCCACCTCTCCATACTTCACTGGTGTGGTGTTCACTGTACTGGAGTGCCAGGTCTACGTCTTCCTCAATGTAATCCTCATAGCTGCTTCTATCTTCACCATCACAGCTATCAGCGTGGAGCGCTACTACTACATCGTCCACCCCATGCGCTATGAGGTCAAGATGACGCTGAAGCTGACTGCATCCGTGATAGTGATGGTGTGGGTGGCCTCTGCCGTACTGGGTTTGTCCACCGTGTTTGGCTGGCCGTCTTACAGCAGGCTGAGCTCCATCAGTGCGGCACACTGCTCGCTGCACTGGAGCCACAGTGACCACAGACGAGTCTTCTCTGTGTTCTTCAGTGTCACCTGtttctgcctgcctgctgttgtgattttcgcTGTCTACTGTAATGTGTACAAGGTGGCACGTGTGGCTGCCCGCCAACATGGCCCCCTGCCCTTGTGGACTAACAGTCAAGTGAAGCATCGCTCCGACTCAATAAACAGCCAGACTACCATCATCACAACCCGCAACGCCCCACGTAGGATTATGCGTGATCGGCCTTTTGGTGGAGGTAAGGCAGCTCTCACTCTGGTGGTTATTGTTGGCCAGTTTCTGATCTGCTGGCTGCCTTACTTTGCCTTTCACCTCCATCTGACGCTAGACGTAACACTCAAGATTCCTGGTGACCTGGAGGAAACAGTCACCTGGCTGGCATACGCCTCCTTTGCTATTAACCCATTTTTTTATGGGCTTCTTAACCGGCAGATCAGGGAGGAACTTTGTAAACTGAGGCGTTGCTACTCAGCCCGGCCGGTGGAGCTGGCCGTCTCCAGCCATGAGGGCTCAGGCCAAGAGAACTTCCTGCAGTTCATCGATAGGACCAGCTGCACAGTAGAGACACGTGCAAGCTTTGCCACTTCCAGTCCTAGAAGCACTCTGGATCAAACTGGGCAGACTAGCTTCAGGATACCAGGGCAGATCCCAGAAGAGTTCACTTAG